The Streptococcus oralis Uo5 genome includes a window with the following:
- a CDS encoding DeoR/GlpR family DNA-binding transcription regulator, which translates to MLKTERKQLILEELNQHHVVSLEKLVSLLETSESTVRRDLDELEAENKLRRVHGGAELPHSLQEEETIQEKSVKNLQEKKLLAQKAASLIKEKDVIFIDAGTTTAFLIRELVNKNITVVTNSIHHAVQLVEKQIPTVMVGGSVKMATDACIGGVALNQINQLHFDRAFIGMNGVDDGYYTTPDMEEGAVKRAILENAKQTYVLVDSSKIGQTCFAKVAPLKRAIVITSQGHELLQAIKKKTEVIEV; encoded by the coding sequence GTGTTAAAAACTGAGCGGAAGCAACTGATTTTAGAGGAGTTAAATCAACATCATGTAGTTTCCCTAGAAAAATTGGTTAGTCTATTAGAAACATCAGAATCAACGGTACGAAGAGATTTGGATGAGTTGGAGGCGGAAAACAAGCTTCGCCGTGTGCATGGTGGAGCAGAACTACCTCACTCCTTGCAGGAAGAAGAAACCATCCAAGAAAAATCTGTCAAAAACCTTCAAGAGAAGAAGTTACTGGCTCAGAAAGCAGCCTCTCTTATCAAGGAAAAAGATGTTATCTTTATCGATGCTGGAACGACAACTGCTTTTTTAATCAGGGAATTGGTTAATAAGAATATCACAGTTGTGACCAACTCCATTCACCATGCGGTTCAGTTGGTTGAAAAACAGATTCCAACTGTCATGGTTGGAGGGAGTGTCAAGATGGCAACAGATGCATGTATCGGTGGAGTTGCTCTTAATCAAATTAACCAATTGCACTTTGACCGTGCCTTTATCGGGATGAATGGTGTCGACGATGGTTATTATACGACTCCAGATATGGAGGAGGGAGCCGTTAAGCGTGCTATTTTAGAGAATGCCAAACAAACCTATGTCTTGGTTGATTCGTCAAAGATTGGTCAAACTTGCTTTGCCAAGGTAGCACCACTTAAACGCGCTATTGTCATCACAAGTCAAGGGCATGAGCTCTTGCAGGCTATTAAGAAGAAAACGGAGGTAATAGAAGTATGA
- a CDS encoding Cof-type HAD-IIB family hydrolase, translated as MTIKLIATDMDGTLLDPRGQLDLPRLEKILDQLDQRDIRFVIATGNEVHRMRQLLEHLASRVILVVANGARIFEYDTLLQAQTWDDAMVDKALLHFKGRECRDQFVVTSMNGSFVKEGTVFTDLEKFMTPEMIEKLYQRTNFVDELNSDLFGGVLKMSMVVGEECSSSVLQEINDLFDGRVRAVSSGYGCIDILQAGIHKAWGLEELLKRWNLKSEQIMAFGDSENDVEMLELAGIAYAMENADDNVKAVATALAPANSQAGVYQVLEKWLEKEG; from the coding sequence ATGACGATTAAATTAATTGCAACAGACATGGATGGAACCTTGCTAGACCCGAGGGGGCAGCTAGATCTGCCCCGCTTGGAAAAGATTTTAGATCAGCTGGATCAAAGGGATATCCGTTTTGTCATTGCGACAGGGAATGAAGTTCACCGTATGAGGCAATTATTGGAGCACTTGGCGAGTCGAGTGATCTTGGTTGTTGCTAACGGCGCTCGTATATTTGAGTATGATACGCTACTTCAGGCCCAGACTTGGGATGATGCTATGGTTGACAAGGCTCTCCTTCATTTTAAAGGGAGGGAGTGTCGAGATCAGTTCGTCGTTACCAGTATGAATGGGAGTTTTGTCAAGGAAGGAACGGTTTTTACAGACCTGGAAAAATTTATGACTCCAGAGATGATTGAAAAACTTTACCAAAGGACCAATTTTGTGGATGAGCTAAACTCAGACCTCTTTGGAGGAGTTCTAAAGATGAGCATGGTCGTTGGTGAAGAATGTTCTAGTTCAGTTTTGCAGGAAATTAATGATTTATTTGATGGTCGTGTAAGAGCTGTTTCCAGCGGTTATGGCTGTATTGACATCCTCCAAGCTGGGATTCACAAGGCCTGGGGATTGGAAGAATTACTCAAGCGCTGGAATTTGAAATCGGAACAAATCATGGCCTTTGGTGATAGTGAAAACGATGTCGAAATGTTAGAGCTGGCTGGAATTGCCTATGCTATGGAAAATGCAGATGATAATGTCAAGGCAGTTGCGACTGCCCTAGCACCAGCTAACAGCCAGGCGGGCGTTTATCAGGTCCTAGAAAAGTGGTTAGAGAAAGAGGGATAA
- the pfkB gene encoding 1-phosphofructokinase, whose translation MIYTVTLNPSIDYIVRLEQVQVGSVNRMDSDDKFAGGKGINVSRVLKRLDIPNTATGFIGGFTGKFITDTLSEEEIETRFVQVAEDTRINVKIKADQETEINGTGPNVEPAQLEELKAILSSLTAEDTVVFAGSSAKNLGNVIYKDLIALTRQTGAQVVCDFEGQTLIDSLDYQPLLVKPNNHELGAIFGVKLESLDEIEKYARELLAKGAQNVIISMAGDGALLVTAEGAYFAKPIKGTVKNSVGAGDSMVAGFTGEFVKSKDAVEAFKWGVACGTATTFSDDLATAEFIKETYEKVEVEKR comes from the coding sequence ATGATTTATACAGTCACACTTAATCCATCCATAGACTATATCGTGCGCTTGGAGCAAGTTCAAGTCGGCAGTGTCAATCGTATGGACAGTGATGATAAGTTTGCTGGTGGGAAAGGAATCAATGTTAGCCGTGTTTTGAAGCGCTTGGATATTCCTAATACTGCGACTGGATTTATCGGAGGATTTACTGGTAAATTTATCACAGATACCCTTTCAGAGGAAGAAATCGAAACTCGTTTTGTCCAAGTAGCAGAAGATACTCGTATCAATGTCAAGATTAAAGCAGACCAAGAAACAGAAATCAATGGAACAGGTCCAAATGTGGAACCAGCTCAGCTGGAAGAATTGAAAGCTATTTTGTCTAGTTTGACAGCAGAAGATACGGTGGTGTTTGCGGGTTCGAGTGCTAAGAACCTAGGCAATGTTATCTATAAGGATTTGATTGCCTTGACACGCCAGACTGGTGCGCAAGTGGTTTGTGACTTTGAAGGACAGACCTTGATTGATAGTTTGGACTACCAGCCACTTTTGGTTAAACCAAACAATCACGAACTTGGAGCTATCTTTGGAGTGAAACTCGAAAGTTTAGATGAAATCGAGAAATATGCTCGAGAATTGTTAGCTAAAGGTGCTCAAAACGTTATCATCTCTATGGCTGGGGACGGTGCACTTCTTGTCACAGCTGAGGGAGCTTACTTCGCCAAACCTATCAAGGGAACAGTCAAAAATTCAGTCGGGGCTGGTGACTCTATGGTTGCTGGGTTTACAGGTGAATTTGTCAAATCTAAAGATGCAGTAGAGGCCTTCAAATGGGGAGTAGCTTGCGGAACAGCAACTACTTTCTCGGATGACTTGGCAACAGCGGAATTTATTAAAGAAACATATGAAAAAGTTGAGGTAGAAAAACGATGA
- the thiI gene encoding tRNA uracil 4-sulfurtransferase ThiI codes for MQYSEIMIRYGELSTKHKNRMRFINKLRNNISDVLSIYPQVKVTADRDRAHAYLNGADYTAVAESLKQVFGIQNFSPVYKVEKSVEVLKSAVQEIMKAIYKEGMTFKITSKRSDHNFELDSRELNQTLGGAVFEAIPNVQAQMKNPDINLQVEIREEAAYLSYETFRGAGGLPVGSSGKGMLMLSGGIDSPVAGYLALKRGVDIEAVHFASPPYTSPGALKKAQDLTRKLTKFGGNIQFIEVPFTEIQEEIKAKAPEAYLMTLTRRFMMRITDRIREIRKGLIIINGESLGQVASQTLESMQTINAVTSTPVIRPVVTMDKLEIIDIAQEIDTFEISIQPFEDCCTIFAPDRPKTNPKIENAEQYEKRMDVEGLVERAVAGIMITKITPQAEKDAVDELIDNLL; via the coding sequence ATGCAGTATTCAGAAATTATGATTCGCTATGGAGAATTGTCAACCAAGCACAAAAATCGTATGCGTTTCATCAATAAACTTCGTAATAATATTTCGGACGTTTTATCCATCTATCCTCAAGTTAAGGTAACCGCAGATCGCGACCGTGCCCACGCTTACCTCAATGGAGCTGATTATACAGCAGTAGCAGAATCTCTCAAACAAGTCTTTGGGATCCAAAACTTTTCTCCCGTTTATAAAGTTGAAAAGTCTGTAGAAGTTCTTAAATCAGCTGTCCAAGAGATTATGAAAGCTATCTACAAGGAGGGTATGACCTTTAAAATCACTAGTAAGCGAAGCGACCACAACTTCGAATTGGATAGTCGTGAACTCAATCAAACTCTTGGTGGAGCTGTTTTCGAGGCTATTCCAAACGTGCAAGCTCAGATGAAAAATCCAGATATTAATCTTCAGGTTGAGATTCGTGAGGAGGCTGCCTATCTTTCCTATGAAACTTTTCGTGGAGCAGGAGGATTACCTGTGGGAAGTTCTGGTAAAGGCATGCTCATGTTGTCAGGAGGAATTGATTCACCTGTGGCAGGTTATCTAGCTCTTAAACGTGGGGTAGATATTGAGGCGGTTCACTTTGCCAGTCCGCCATACACGAGTCCTGGTGCTCTTAAAAAAGCCCAAGATTTGACCCGCAAATTGACTAAATTTGGGGGCAATATTCAGTTTATCGAGGTTCCTTTCACTGAAATTCAAGAAGAAATCAAGGCTAAGGCGCCAGAAGCCTACCTCATGACCTTGACCCGTCGTTTTATGATGCGCATTACCGACCGTATTCGTGAGATACGAAAAGGTTTAATTATTATCAATGGGGAAAGTCTTGGTCAAGTAGCCAGCCAGACCTTGGAAAGCATGCAGACTATCAACGCTGTGACCAGCACTCCAGTCATTCGTCCCGTGGTTACCATGGACAAGTTGGAAATCATTGACATCGCGCAGGAAATCGATACTTTTGAAATTTCAATCCAGCCTTTTGAAGACTGCTGTACTATTTTTGCGCCTGACCGTCCTAAGACCAATCCTAAGATAGAGAATGCTGAGCAGTATGAAAAACGCATGGATGTTGAAGGATTGGTTGAGCGAGCAGTGGCAGGGATTATGATCACTAAGATCACACCTCAAGCTGAAAAAGATGCTGTCGATGAGTTGATTGACAATCTCCTCTAA
- a CDS encoding fructose-specific PTS transporter subunit EIIC, with protein MKIQDLLRKDVMLLDLQATEKTAVIEEMIKSLVDHGYVTDFETFKEGILAREALTSTGLGDGIAMPHSKNSAVKEATVLFAKSNKGVDYESLDGQPTDLFFMIAAPEGANDTHLAALAELSQYLMKDGFADKLRQVTSADQVIELFDQASEKVEEPVQAPANDSGDFIVAVTACTTGIAHTYMAQEALQKVAAEMGVGIKVETNGASGVGNQLTAEDIRKAKAVIIAADKAVEMDRFDGKPLVNRPVADGIRKTEELINLALSGDAEVYRAANGAKAATASNEKQSLGGAFYKHLMSGVSQMLPFVIGGGIMIALAFLIDGAFGVPQDSLGNLGSYHELASMFMKIGGAAFGLMLPVFAGYVAYSIAEKPGLVAGFVAGAIAKEGFAFGKIPYAAGGEATSTLAGVSSGFLGALVGGFIAGALVLAIKKYVKVPRSLEGAKSILILPLFGTILTGFVMLAVNIPMAEINTAMNNFLGGLGGGSAVLLGIVLGGMMAVDMGGPVNKAAYVFGTGTLAATVSSGGSVAMAAVMAGGMVPPLAIFVATLLFKDKFTKEERNSGLTNIIMGLSFITEGAIPFGAADPARAIPSFILGSAVTGGLVGLAGIKLMAPHGGIFVIALTSNALLYLAFVLVGAIVSGVVYGYLRKPQA; from the coding sequence ATGAAAATTCAAGACCTATTGAGAAAAGATGTCATGTTGCTGGATTTGCAGGCAACTGAAAAAACAGCTGTCATCGAAGAGATGATTAAAAGTTTGGTAGATCACGGTTACGTGACGGATTTTGAAACCTTTAAAGAAGGAATCTTAGCGCGTGAAGCTCTAACTTCCACTGGCTTGGGTGACGGAATTGCTATGCCTCACAGCAAGAACTCTGCTGTCAAAGAAGCAACGGTTCTCTTTGCTAAGTCAAACAAGGGTGTTGACTATGAAAGCTTGGATGGGCAACCAACAGACCTCTTCTTCATGATTGCAGCTCCAGAAGGTGCCAATGACACTCACTTGGCAGCCTTGGCAGAATTATCTCAATACTTGATGAAAGACGGTTTTGCTGACAAACTTCGCCAAGTAACATCAGCTGATCAAGTTATTGAACTTTTTGACCAAGCTTCAGAAAAAGTTGAGGAACCTGTTCAAGCACCTGCTAATGACTCTGGCGACTTTATCGTAGCTGTTACAGCTTGTACAACAGGTATTGCCCACACATACATGGCCCAAGAAGCCCTTCAAAAAGTGGCTGCTGAAATGGGTGTTGGGATCAAGGTTGAAACAAACGGAGCTAGCGGTGTTGGAAATCAACTGACTGCAGAAGATATCCGTAAGGCTAAAGCTGTTATCATCGCAGCAGATAAGGCTGTTGAGATGGATCGTTTTGATGGAAAACCTTTGGTTAACCGTCCGGTTGCAGACGGTATCCGTAAGACAGAAGAGCTGATCAACTTGGCTCTTTCAGGAGATGCTGAAGTTTATCGTGCTGCTAATGGAGCAAAAGCTGCAACAGCATCTAATGAAAAACAAAGCCTTGGTGGTGCTTTCTACAAACACTTGATGAGTGGTGTATCTCAAATGTTGCCATTCGTTATCGGTGGTGGGATCATGATTGCCCTCGCCTTCTTAATCGACGGAGCTTTTGGTGTGCCACAAGATAGTCTTGGCAATCTCGGATCCTACCATGAACTAGCTTCTATGTTCATGAAAATTGGTGGAGCAGCCTTTGGCTTGATGCTTCCAGTTTTTGCAGGATACGTAGCCTACTCTATCGCTGAAAAACCAGGTTTAGTAGCTGGTTTCGTGGCTGGTGCTATTGCTAAAGAAGGTTTTGCCTTTGGTAAAATTCCTTATGCCGCAGGTGGTGAAGCAACTTCAACTCTTGCAGGTGTCTCATCTGGTTTCCTAGGTGCCCTTGTTGGTGGATTTATCGCAGGTGCCTTGGTTCTTGCTATCAAGAAATACGTTAAAGTTCCTCGTTCACTTGAAGGTGCTAAATCTATCCTTATCCTACCGCTTTTCGGAACAATCTTGACAGGATTTGTTATGCTAGCTGTTAACATCCCGATGGCAGAAATCAACACGGCTATGAATAACTTCCTAGGCGGTCTTGGAGGAGGTTCAGCTGTTCTTCTTGGTATCGTTCTTGGAGGAATGATGGCTGTCGACATGGGTGGACCAGTCAACAAAGCTGCCTATGTCTTTGGTACAGGTACGCTTGCAGCGACTGTTTCTTCAGGTGGTTCTGTAGCTATGGCAGCAGTTATGGCTGGAGGAATGGTGCCACCACTTGCTATCTTTGTCGCAACTCTGCTCTTTAAAGATAAATTTACCAAAGAAGAACGTAACTCTGGTTTGACAAACATTATCATGGGCTTGTCATTTATCACTGAGGGAGCGATTCCATTTGGTGCTGCAGACCCAGCTCGTGCGATCCCAAGCTTTATCCTTGGTTCAGCAGTAACAGGCGGACTCGTTGGTCTTGCTGGTATCAAACTCATGGCACCACACGGAGGAATCTTCGTTATCGCTCTAACTTCAAATGCCCTTCTTTACCTTGCCTTTGTTTTGGTAGGCGCAATTGTAAGTGGTGTGGTTTATGGTTACCTACGCAAACCACAAGCATAA
- a CDS encoding DUF6556 family protein gives MSNYRRTSKPKTEHIKKGFTVFQKTIATIGSILGLITATITIMNAMDNNKNNKKEPTTTQTTVVKEIQKESPQENTTPNRDNTSTKENTTQEETSQSNKKEEKKEEQKTTTQDSSTPATNKETSDNGAQSNTTSSETKTNQ, from the coding sequence ATGTCTAACTATCGTAGAACTTCAAAACCAAAAACAGAACACATCAAAAAAGGGTTTACAGTCTTTCAAAAAACGATTGCTACCATCGGTAGTATCCTTGGTCTAATCACCGCTACTATTACCATCATGAACGCTATGGATAATAACAAAAACAACAAGAAAGAACCGACGACAACTCAAACAACTGTTGTCAAGGAAATTCAAAAAGAATCCCCTCAGGAAAATACTACTCCTAACAGGGACAACACTTCTACTAAAGAAAATACCACGCAAGAAGAAACTTCTCAATCCAATAAAAAAGAGGAGAAAAAAGAAGAACAGAAAACAACAACTCAGGACTCTTCTACACCAGCTACAAATAAAGAAACAAGCGATAACGGAGCACAGTCAAATACGACGAGTTCTGAAACTAAAACGAACCAGTAA
- a CDS encoding DNA translocase FtsK, which translates to MANKNTTKTRRRPSKAELERKQAIQRMLISLGIALLLIIAALKLGAAGVTLYNLIRLVVGSLAYVAIGGLLIYLFLFKWIRKQEGLLSGFLCIFAGLLLIFEAYLVWKYGLEQSVLKGTLSQVMTDLTGMRVTSFAGGGLLGVGLYIPIAFLFSNIGSYFIGVLLILVGALLVSPWSIYDVAAFIGAQFRSFMEKQEQRKQERFIKREEEKARQEAEEAARIQREQEEQDALPLPPVDPETGEILSEVPDYDFPPIPEEEWIEPEIILPQTDFDVPDVEEDFEDEEVQVDFSAKEALEYKLPSLQLFAPDKPKDQSKEKKIVRENIKILEETFASFGIKVTVERAEIGPSVTKYEVKPAVGVRVNRISNLADDLALALAAKDVRIEAPIPGKSLVGIEVPNSEIATVSFRELWEQSQTKPENLLEIPLGKAVNGTARTFDLSKMPHLLVAGSTGSGKSVAVNGIIASILMKARPDQVKFMMVDPKMVELSVYNDIPHLLIPVVTNPRKASKALQKVVDEMENRYELFAKVGVRNIAGYNAKVEEFNSQSEYKQVPLPLIVVIVDELADLMMVASKEVEDAIIRLGQKARAAGIHMILATQRPSVDVISGLIKANVPSRVAFAVSSGTDSRTILDENGAEKLLGRGDMLFKPIDENHPVRLQGSFISDDDVERIVNFIKAQADADYDDSFDPGDVPENDGDFSDGEAGGDPLFEEAKALVIETQKASASMIQRRLSVGFNRATRLMEELEMAGVIGPAEGTKPRKVLQQ; encoded by the coding sequence ATGGCAAACAAGAATACTACAAAAACAAGACGGAGACCGTCTAAAGCAGAACTTGAAAGAAAACAGGCTATCCAGAGGATGTTGATTTCCTTAGGAATTGCCTTATTGTTGATTATTGCAGCCCTCAAACTCGGCGCAGCAGGTGTCACTCTTTACAATCTCATTCGACTGGTGGTCGGAAGTTTGGCCTATGTGGCCATAGGTGGTCTCCTCATCTATCTTTTTCTTTTTAAATGGATCCGCAAGCAAGAGGGACTTCTATCAGGATTTCTCTGTATCTTCGCTGGCTTGCTCTTGATTTTTGAGGCCTACTTAGTATGGAAATATGGCTTGGAGCAATCAGTTCTAAAAGGGACCCTGTCTCAAGTTATGACGGACCTGACTGGTATGCGGGTGACTAGCTTCGCTGGTGGAGGCCTGCTTGGTGTCGGACTTTATATTCCCATAGCCTTTCTTTTCTCAAATATCGGATCGTACTTTATTGGAGTCCTCTTGATTCTAGTTGGGGCACTCTTAGTTAGTCCTTGGTCTATTTATGATGTTGCAGCCTTTATTGGAGCTCAGTTCAGATCTTTCATGGAAAAACAGGAACAGAGAAAACAGGAACGCTTCATCAAGAGAGAAGAAGAGAAGGCTCGTCAAGAAGCTGAAGAAGCAGCAAGAATTCAGAGAGAACAAGAAGAACAGGATGCATTACCGCTTCCTCCTGTAGATCCTGAAACGGGAGAAATCTTATCAGAGGTACCAGACTACGATTTCCCACCAATTCCTGAGGAAGAATGGATCGAACCGGAGATTATCCTCCCTCAAACTGATTTTGATGTTCCAGATGTGGAAGAAGACTTTGAGGATGAAGAGGTGCAGGTTGATTTTTCTGCCAAGGAAGCCCTCGAATACAAGCTACCAAGCTTGCAACTCTTTGCACCAGATAAACCCAAAGATCAGTCCAAGGAAAAGAAGATTGTTCGAGAAAATATCAAAATCCTAGAAGAAACCTTTGCCAGCTTTGGTATCAAGGTAACGGTGGAACGGGCTGAAATTGGACCATCAGTTACCAAGTATGAAGTCAAGCCAGCAGTCGGTGTACGGGTTAACCGCATTTCCAATCTGGCAGACGACTTAGCGCTAGCTCTAGCAGCTAAGGATGTTCGGATAGAGGCTCCAATCCCTGGTAAATCCTTAGTCGGAATTGAAGTCCCCAACTCTGAGATTGCGACCGTTTCCTTCCGTGAACTCTGGGAACAGTCTCAGACTAAACCAGAAAATCTCCTCGAAATTCCTCTAGGGAAGGCTGTCAATGGAACGGCTCGCACCTTTGATCTTTCCAAGATGCCCCACCTACTGGTTGCAGGTTCGACGGGATCAGGGAAATCAGTCGCAGTTAATGGTATTATCGCTAGTATTCTGATGAAAGCAAGACCCGACCAGGTCAAGTTTATGATGGTCGATCCTAAGATGGTTGAGTTATCGGTTTACAATGACATTCCTCACCTCTTGATTCCAGTTGTGACAAATCCACGCAAGGCCAGCAAGGCTCTCCAAAAGGTGGTGGATGAGATGGAAAACCGTTATGAACTCTTTGCTAAGGTTGGAGTACGAAATATCGCTGGTTACAATGCCAAGGTCGAGGAATTTAATAGCCAATCTGAGTACAAACAAGTACCGCTGCCTTTGATTGTTGTCATTGTGGATGAGTTGGCAGACCTCATGATGGTGGCTAGCAAGGAAGTGGAGGATGCCATCATCCGTCTCGGACAGAAGGCGCGTGCCGCAGGGATTCACATGATTCTCGCAACGCAACGTCCATCGGTTGATGTTATCTCTGGTCTTATCAAGGCCAATGTCCCATCTCGTGTGGCTTTTGCAGTTTCATCAGGTACAGATTCGCGAACCATCTTGGATGAAAATGGAGCTGAAAAACTGCTCGGTCGAGGAGATATGCTCTTTAAACCAATTGATGAAAATCACCCAGTCCGTCTACAAGGATCCTTTATCTCAGATGATGATGTTGAACGTATCGTAAACTTCATCAAGGCTCAGGCAGATGCGGACTACGATGACAGCTTTGACCCAGGAGACGTCCCTGAAAATGATGGAGATTTCTCTGACGGCGAAGCTGGTGGCGATCCGCTTTTTGAAGAAGCTAAGGCTTTGGTTATCGAAACCCAGAAAGCCAGCGCTTCGATGATTCAGCGTCGTTTGTCAGTTGGATTTAATCGTGCGACCCGTCTGATGGAAGAACTTGAAATGGCAGGTGTCATCGGTCCAGCTGAGGGAACCAAACCACGAAAAGTATTGCAACAATAA
- a CDS encoding cysteine desulfurase family protein — protein sequence MIYFDNSATTKPYPEALETYMQVASKIVGNPSSLHRLGDQATRILDASRQQIADLIGKKSDEIFFTSGGTEGDNWVIKGVAFEKAQFGKHIIVSAIEHPAVKESALWLKSQGFEVDFAPVDEKGFVDVEALGALIRPDTILVSIMAVNNEIGSIQPIEAISKLLADKPTISFHVDAVQALAKIPTEEYLTDRVDFATFSSHKFHGVRGVGFVYIKSGKRIMPLLTGGGQEGDYRSTTENVAGIAATAKALRLSMEKLAIFASKTGQMKAVIRQALLDYPDIFVFSDEEDFAPHILTFGIKGVRGEVIVHAFEDYDIFISTTSACSSKAGKPAGTLIAMGVDKDKAQSAVRLSLDLENDMSQVEQFLTKLKLIYNQTRKVR from the coding sequence ATGATCTACTTTGATAATTCGGCGACAACCAAGCCTTATCCTGAAGCTCTAGAGACCTACATGCAGGTTGCTTCAAAAATTGTAGGAAATCCATCTAGTCTCCATCGTTTGGGAGACCAGGCAACACGAATTTTAGATGCTTCCCGGCAGCAAATTGCGGATTTGATTGGGAAGAAAAGTGACGAAATCTTCTTTACCTCTGGTGGAACAGAAGGAGATAACTGGGTCATCAAAGGTGTGGCCTTTGAAAAAGCCCAGTTTGGCAAGCACATCATCGTATCAGCCATTGAACATCCAGCAGTTAAGGAATCAGCCCTCTGGCTGAAAAGTCAAGGTTTTGAGGTGGATTTTGCTCCAGTTGATGAGAAAGGGTTTGTGGATGTTGAGGCTCTAGGAGCTTTGATACGACCTGATACGATCCTTGTCTCCATTATGGCAGTAAATAATGAAATTGGCTCTATCCAGCCTATTGAGGCTATTTCAAAACTGTTAGCAGATAAGCCGACCATTTCTTTCCATGTTGATGCGGTTCAGGCACTTGCTAAGATTCCGACAGAGGAGTATTTGACTGATCGAGTGGATTTCGCGACCTTTTCGAGTCATAAGTTTCATGGTGTCAGAGGTGTTGGATTTGTCTATATCAAGTCTGGTAAGAGGATCATGCCTCTTTTAACAGGTGGTGGTCAAGAGGGAGACTATCGTTCGACAACTGAGAATGTCGCAGGGATTGCCGCGACTGCCAAGGCCCTCCGTTTGTCTATGGAAAAATTAGCTATCTTTGCTAGCAAGACGGGGCAGATGAAGGCAGTCATTCGCCAAGCCCTTCTGGACTATCCAGACATTTTCGTCTTTTCAGATGAGGAAGACTTTGCCCCTCATATCCTGACTTTTGGGATTAAGGGTGTTCGTGGAGAAGTCATCGTTCACGCCTTTGAAGACTATGATATTTTCATTTCCACAACCTCTGCTTGTTCATCCAAGGCAGGAAAACCTGCAGGTACTTTAATTGCCATGGGAGTAGACAAGGATAAGGCCCAGTCAGCTGTGCGTCTAAGCTTAGACCTAGAAAATGACATGAGTCAGGTCGAGCAGTTTTTGACCAAGCTAAAATTAATTTACAACCAAACTAGAAAAGTAAGATAG
- a CDS encoding SGNH/GDSL hydrolase family protein, protein MAVQLLENWLLKEQAKIQTKYRELNQISLLEPDMIFIGDSIVEYYPLQELLGTAKTIVNRGIRGYQTGFLLDNLDSHLYGDAVDQIVLLIGTNDIGKDIPMNDALDNLERVIQSIARDYPLSQIKLLSILPVNEGEKYKQTVYIRTNEKIREWNQAYEALASAYMQVDFVPIYDSLTDSEGQLQSAYTTDGLHLSVAGYQALSEALKGVLF, encoded by the coding sequence GTGGCAGTACAGTTATTAGAAAATTGGCTTCTAAAAGAGCAAGCAAAGATTCAAACCAAGTATCGTGAACTCAATCAGATTTCTCTTTTAGAACCAGATATGATTTTTATCGGCGATTCGATTGTAGAATACTACCCTTTGCAAGAGTTACTCGGGACTGCCAAGACGATTGTTAATCGAGGCATCCGAGGTTACCAGACGGGGTTTCTACTAGACAATCTTGATTCCCATCTGTATGGTGATGCTGTGGATCAAATTGTTCTCCTAATAGGGACAAATGATATTGGAAAAGATATTCCCATGAATGATGCTTTGGATAATCTTGAGCGTGTAATCCAATCGATTGCCCGAGATTATCCGCTGTCACAAATAAAGCTCCTTTCCATTTTGCCAGTCAATGAGGGAGAGAAATACAAGCAGACTGTTTATATCCGAACCAATGAAAAGATTAGAGAATGGAATCAAGCCTATGAGGCTCTAGCATCCGCCTATATGCAGGTAGATTTTGTGCCGATTTATGATAGTTTGACAGATTCAGAAGGGCAACTTCAATCAGCCTATACAACGGATGGCCTCCATCTAAGTGTAGCCGGTTATCAAGCCTTATCAGAAGCCTTAAAAGGGGTTCTTTTCTAA